In Acropora muricata isolate sample 2 chromosome 13, ASM3666990v1, whole genome shotgun sequence, the DNA window TTCATGTGAAGCAGAAGGTTTTGGACTTGTACTCTTACACTTTTTTCTATGTTACTTGACAGTGTGCTATGCTAGCTGAACTGGAAAATTCTTAGAGTGGTAATTTAAAGGAGCTCTGACACGGcacttgctaaatcagcctactgtctcgaattctcccaacccctctcgtgtttatatcaggctatgcaaacacggaaaacgttttctattgcttaaatattaaCAATCGACTAAGGCCGCATCCCAGAAAAAGCGAGGTCACTCTTTTCACGACGGGATACCGATTGGGCTTCCCGCTCCGGTATACCTGGAAAACTCAGTGTCACGATTGGTTTACCAAGACGAAACTGTAAAGTCTGATAGTAGATCAGATACTCACCTGGACAGCCAACCTGCTTGAAGCAAAGAAAAGCGTGGCCGAAAAAATGGATTTGCTCAAACGTTCTCATTTTTTACCAAGAGGAATTTTAaagaacttttattttaaagtgattcTTCAAGCTATTAAGTACGGTTTAGTTTTGTGGGGTGCATGTTGTAATTCATTTTAAGTCAATAAAAAGGTTTCACTGTAGAGCGGCATCTATAATCTACAATTTACCAAAGGATATGGCTTCGGAGGACGTGCTACGAAAATGTTCAGTGGCATATCTTTTTACTTGTTCTAAGTTAGATGTTCTTAGACTTTCTTGCAGGGTGCATAGCAAATCCTTACTGATATAATGTAAGAAAATATCGGCCAAAATCGAGTTAGCACTTCCTTAATTCGATACTAGAACCTCACATATAGAGGCGCATCGTTATGGAAGTTTATTAACTATCATGACAAGGAAGCTTCGGCGACCCCCAATTTCAAGAGTCAATTTCTGTAAAAATCGAGATAGGTCCGCGACTCGTGAAAATTCGAATTTCTTGATATTTTGCTGAAATGACCTTTATGGTGAGGTATTTACGAAAGCACTTTCCAAACTGTTTGAAGTCATTGATTTTAGTTAAAATTGAGGACAGTTTGAAAATTGTCAGTTCTCAATTCCCGCCATTACtgaaaaaaagtgtaaaatgaTGCATTTTGAAATCATGCTCGTAAAGATAAATGCGTCGTCGTCTATCGTGAAGTTTGGCTGAATGTTAGCACATCTCTTCGCCCCATTAAATCTACTAGTAATAGTtatcactaaagctgcccccgctttcgTTTATTTCTACTGATTGAAAACAGTTAAACATTGTTTTATGaactaaaattaaatttctctatctttttttttctgaaacttaATAACTTAGACATCTTATAATGGTTAGTATCcaaatatttaaataaatactttctgaaaaaaaaaaagtttccttcATGGGAACTAATATTTCTGTTAGAAAAGTTTCACGCAGTagaattttacaaacaaaactgGTTAAAAAATTATCGACAAACCAAATATTATGTCACAACTCTGCAGTTGGAATTTGataatgaaacaaactactTTTCTTGTTATGAGAGCAAACGTTTCTCGAAAGCAGCACAGCAGTTAGGGTAAATCATTTGGAACTTTCTGTCACGAATTTTTTCGCAGACGGGTAGAAGGAGGAATCAAAGCACCCAGCAAAGTAAAGGCATCTCTCTGCAATTCCCCCCTTCCCCTACCTTCTGGCTTGATACTCACCTCTCATCTGTAAACACAGATAAACATGATAACTGCAAATAAGATTTGTCCTTAACGAAAGCGCTGCAAAACACTTACATTTACCTTTGGATTGCTGCCAATTTACCAAACCGTGACACAAGCTCTAAACCACGAAAGATTCCTCGGCACAAATGAAACGATCTATATAAACGACACGCCAATGGTAGAACTGGCGATCGGAAGTATTTTGGTCACAATTGAACCCTAGCGAAGCGACACTCACCTCAAATAACGAGATTTATCGGTACTTCAGAATTGCTTACGATACCTTTTGAGTTCTTTTTATCCCAAATCCATCTTCGAGATCTTTGaaatcgttttcaaattgttctatATCATAATCTCCGCCATTTCGATGAGATTTACTTGATCGCGGTGAGTTTATCTGACCCCCAGCAAAGTTTTGGCAATCCTTTGCGCGCCGTGTTCACGAACatcgagatttttttctgcTAAGGCGAAAGTAATCCTGTCTATAGCAGGGGACCTCTAAGGTGCCacctcgggttttggccgtctgggccaaGACCCTGCGGGGGCGATAAATGGCTTTGGAAAAGATTTTGTCACTCATTGGTTTTAGTCGGTTGTAAATACTCCATCTATGACGCCTGAGCTACCTTTAATCGTCGAAAGCCCTCTATTACATGTAATACAATGTTTAAACTTACACAACCCCAAAACAGATAGTTTCATTTCCCTTGTTTTAAGTTTCCCTTGTTTTAAGCGGCCCGACAAACTGTCCTAATGAGAGACGCAAACATCAAGACCAAGAATTCCAAAGaattttaaagtaaattttaGGGAGCGAACATTCTATTCTGGGGCATTAACTGAAGGTATCCATCGCACGATTGGCGTGTAGAATAGCAACGAACCGGAGagataaatttgaaataattattaaaacaagacGGTAAGAGTCTCTCTGACCATcgataaacaaaagaaagtatCTGTAATTTAATCATATCATCGAAGTTAAGTAGCATAAGAGCgacttataataaaaataaaaggggTCCTAAAATGAATCCTTGTGGAACACCACAAGTAAATGGTAGGGAAATTGAATCATGACCACTTACTGCTCTCTATGTGATAAATACGACTTAAACCATTCATTCACATTGTGTCTAATTCCATGATAATTGAGCTTAGTTATTAGAAATGCATAATAGACTGTATCTAGACCTTTTTTCCAATCAATAAATCTGCCACAACCaaattcattattatcaatggACTCGCAAATAGATTCAGTTTTTGAGACGATTAAAGCGTACATAGTTGAAGATTTTTCTCTAAAGCCAAACAGAAGTGGACAGAGTATCTTAAAATGTTCTAAATACCTTTTGAGGCGATGATACATAaccttttcaattattttatttaaattcGAAAGAACAGAAATTGGCCTTTATAATTGCCTTTGTCAAATCTTGAATCTTGCTGAAAAGTAATGGCAATCTTCCTAATTTGAATTTGTCAGGGAAATTGCCACTGGTGAAAGAAGCATTAACTAAATATGCTAAAGACTTGATGTATGATCTCTGATACTTTTCAAAATACTGACAGGTACACTGTATGGGACGCAAGACTTCCTAACGCTAAAACTGCCATGCAATTAAAGTCCGGATTTCGAGTGAAGTGACAGATGCATAAATTGATTCTGCGTTATTAACCCTGCGGTAGAACGAGAGCCTGTGATTCACTACGCGGGTTTCCTCTTCGGTAGCTAGTCTTAACAAGGTCAGCAtaagaaatattgaaaatattagCAGTGTCTACTCATCTAAAATGGAGCTTATATAACTATTTTACATTCACTAACATCCAAGATACTTATTTAAGAAACTTATAAATGCACAGATCAGGCTACTGATCTGACACTTCCCGGGAAGGGCATTGCTGAAAAGTAGTTTTAAATCTAGCGGTGTTATGCAGTGCAACCAGTTCTCGAATGAAGCAAAACTCGCAAAGTCAATCACCTCATTTAAGAAGCTGATTAGGAAATGGTTGGGTCTTCACAAGATGAATATTTTTAGAGCAGTCAACTCTTACCTCttttactactattattatcattattaccatTACTTGTTTTCTTAAtactattatgattataattgcccccgcagggatttcgcccagaggcgaaatcccgaggaggcaccctagtagctcgcgcgtatattaagggcagtacttacagtacaaatatgcagtcagtatatagaaaaaatctcgatttgctcgaacaggggccgcgaggaatcggtaggtaatgatgacgtttctattgtttgcgcccgcaagtacgaaatggttaggatgacgtaaatcgaggaaatcccaaagggagtttctgcatgagagtttgtgtattgtgacatcacaataaacagataaatttggtttgtcatacgccaatcatcaacggggtagacagactcgatccaacagaacacaaatatctcaaggtgaagcgtgtcaaattcaacgaaaaaaacacggatcctgaaactatgaagcccgtttaatgtgttacttatatcacaatttattttttccctatcaatcctgttaagtcaatctaagcaatctaagctttactttcccgtgtattaaaactatttagttcaatgtcaacattcgcatgcgttatttgatgctcacgtccacccaacagcgaacgtgacataaccgacactcagtcacgctacgctaatcaaagtcgtacacaactttgaattgccgccgcgcctttcaaatttgacgcataacagacaacgacaagaaagaaagctttacaaatgtcgaaataattccattatcagcattacgatgtttcatgcttcgtccgttggtcttcgttattcgctcgtttttatttgtttcagtttccctatttcgattgaactcgacacgaagaggaacgttacatttgtggtagtatttgtttgatggtccagatgatagatatcggatccctgttaatgcctatatttccaggcctggtctatttctagattaaccgctgatattcatcaggtttcttcaacccattagtggagattttgtttcaagatccattagagttttgaaaactaatagggcggttggccttgataaaattggtgcgcgtctcttgaaagattcagtggacgttattactccttctttaaaaaatttagagataattgtgaacttgaataaaatgcttgaaacgttaatttttcaacggtcttatgcacagtatttatattaaatacacatcccataaacaggttatcaaaagcgggggcagctctagtgaacactatttctagtatatatatatatatatatatatatatatatatatatatatatatatttatttatttatttataaaataactaagatagtacgcgcgctctgattggccgagaggcgtgtttgcatgagagtatgtaaacacgcttgcgtgatgtaagttgtacacacgccacatcgaaagagagtttaaattttgattggtcagagtcagtttaaattttgattgatcagggttttgattggtcagttgaaaaatcccattgtcaaattaatgttgtaggaagatacgttttgacaagtaaaatgagtttttcatcttttcccgcgttgtagattttagggtttgcataaatgtcttgAATACTCCCAACCcatctcgtgtttatatcaggctatgcaaacatggaaaacgttttctattgcttaaatatatatatatatatatatatatatatatatatacacccgttttcaaaaacgttgctattTCAAAATATGTATATCATATATATAACTATGCCTTTTCTGCGCCTGGATCTTTTTTGTCAGCACCAGAAAAGACATATATgcatatcgaaaaaaaaaattgcaagtaaTAGCCACACCACGGGCCAGGTGTAATATGTCTCCACCTTGCTTAATGATATATATTTatgaaatagcaatgttttggTAAACGggtgcatatatatatatatatatatatatatatgactggatttacaaaaagatacctcccaatgctgggacaattattataacttagcacattcagatgcacaacaaagggcttgctcttggcagctatgattccaactaggatcaaactctagcctagcctcaacaatgccactggtagacttcactcacgtctaaccgctgactataattatatcactggctgtgtcacaggactactgactatgattgacaaaggcaacatttaatagccaactgactcaaacaagctaattcagcttacccaccacctctaaagtaactttgctctcctcttacaagggcaagctacccactagttcatagctcagggcttctggagtttacccaggcatcccttgacgccgccgccccctaggtttcaggccgccgccatggcttgaaaacaggctgcgcctgtttttaagcgaaaatctagcgagccacctttttcaaaattcagtcagatatcagagcacaattgggCAGACAGtgcctaaacagactggttcaagcaaattccactcaggttgacattcacgttggccatcatacgcattcaattcattttcattccatcctgatcattatctgactggatttacaaaaagatacctcccaatgctgggacaattattataacttagcacattcagatgcacaacaacgggcttgctcttggcagctttgattccaactaggatcaaactctagcctagcctcaacaatgccacttgtagacttcactcacgtctaaccgctgactataattatatcacaaggctgtgtcactggactactgactatgattgacaagggcaacatttaatagccaactgactcaAACAAGGtaattcagcttacccaccccctctaaagtaactttgctctcctcttacaagggcaagctacccactagttcatagctcagggcctctggagtttacccaggcatcccttgaagccgcccccccctaggtttcaggccgccgccatggcttgaaaacaggctgcgcctgttttcaagcgaaaatctagcgagccacctttttcaaaattcagtcagatatatatatatatatatatatatatatatatatatatatatatatatatatattagtagCAAAAAGTAGTAATAGTGGTAGTAATAGAGAAACCTATTACGCTGGCTATTATCTTTACAAAGACAGAAAAGAAACTGTTAATTCTCTATTTTTTGACGTCGTCATCCGCCtagaattcaatcttgacgtcatctccgataagttggaatggagcccagtaccccATCTTAGAAAACTtttcagattcacgaagggatttcatcgttTGGTGAAGAGCAGCACTGGcgctttttccttccttcaggtgttggtagaagtctttcatgaacaccatggtagcttcgtcgtctattgcccacagggatatcaacacagaacgagcaccagctgccaagaaggcacgtgcgataccgaccacaccctcacccttcaagattctgcctcgtccactgtgacagcaacttaagacaacaagacgagctcgaagattggccacttgtacatcggacattttcaaaatgaaatccttttctcgagggaacttggaagtccatccaaggtttggagataaggcaatttctccagtgcgctcgtttccgtgggcagcaatgtgaattaaaccaactgacgacatccgttttatcacttcagcttttgttgcctctctccctgttaggggtctggtgttaagaattgatgcaatcatttcaaCTTCCTCTTGAGCATATGGTAAGTCGGTTAGAGGTTTCTCCAAGTcatttaagcacggatttccgaccaaaagcgcccctgtcttcttgtgacgGTCCTcgggtacacttgagatcaattgataactggtaagagaaggaacagtgcgaatcctaatcgattcaacaaTTGCGGCCCATGGCGCAAAGCACAGCGCAccgtcagaaacaatgaccaactcgtcgaattgagatccaagcaagtcaaaaATTGGAGCAATCACTGCATCATAAATTGGCCTAAAAGGATTCTCTGAAGACTGACATGACTTTTCCACTTCTTCGCAAACTTCTCTGCTAGACGGACATTCGTTGTCTAActcatcaaatgtgcgatcttcgcatCTCACTTCAACTTCAGCTTCGATTTTTGTCAAAGCTGCTAGTAGTAAGGCGCGTATGGGATCTTTCTCTGTGATATCAGCCTCAAGCATCCCTTGTCGAAATGCTACTTTCTTTCCCCTGctcaaaaaccaaatgttgatCGTAAGTCCTTCGAGtcccaaaaaaatcatttgtgaagaaagctctgtgaagaggcAAATTGTAGTCTCCTTGGAGTCAAATGTGGCACATGATAAGGGTGAAGCGAGTccatattgaatcaacaaatcGTCATACAAATTCTGCGCTCGTCCCTGATCAGCAACAAACAAAGCCTCGTTGATCtttccaattcttagcaatgaaCTCCATAAGGAAGTGTACGTCATCTCATACTGCTcgcgaaatttcattttccaagtAACTTCTGACTTCAATAGAGATCTCAAATTATTCCACACatccacagcggaaacaaaattacccACCGCAACGTCAAACTGTCCAAGCCCAGAGTATCCATtaccaatattgtgataagccgttccttctccggcccgatcaccgacttgtattgcaattttcaactgtttttcatgatactcaatggcttttcggaattCACctagtgagtcgtaagcattaccgagatttccgtaggctcctccttctccggcacgATCACCTACTTCTATTgcgattttcaaatgtttttcatgatactcaaaggcttttcggaagtcacccagtaagaaataagcattaccgagatttgcataggctcgcccttctccggtccgatcaccgatttctattgcaattttcaagtatttttcatgatacttaatgccTTTTCCGAAGTCCCCCAGTGAaacgtaagcattaccgagatttccataggctcctccttctcctactcgaccaccgatttcttttgcaattttcaagtgtttttcatgatactcaatggcttttcggaagttacccagtgaaaagtaagcaataccgagacctTGATAGGAGTTTCCCTCATCAGGTCGATCACCTTTCTGTAtgctaaaaatttttttttttttaagagactCAAGAAGTTTTTGTAAACCACCCAGTAAATGGAAGTCTAATCTTTGATTGCTGAGGTCTCTTCCTTTCCTGGCCTGTTCATCCATTTTCCTTTTGACACACTgttaattacagaaaaaaagGTATCGAAGTTAATAAAGAATTAGTGAGACAAGCTAGGACGTGGCAAGCGTGGGAGGTGGAAGAATGCTCTTTCATggtacttaatggcttttcggaagtcacccagtgagtcgtaagcattaccgagatttccataggctgctccttctccagcctgatcaccgatttctattgcaattttcaagtctttttcatgatactttatggcttttcgaaagtcacccaatgagtaataagcactaccgagatttccataggctgctccttctccggcccgatcaccgatttctactgcaattttcaagtgtctttgatgatactcaatggcttttcggaagtcgcccactgagtggtaagcattaccgagacctccataggctcgtccttctccggcccgatcaccgattgctattgcaattttcaagtgtttttcatgatacgccatggcttttcgaaagtcacccaatgagtaataagcactaccgagatttccataggctgctccttctccggcccgatcaccgatttctactgcaattttcaagtgtctttgatgatactcaatggcttttcggaagtcacccagtgagtcgtaggcattaccaagatttccataggctgctccttctccggcccgatcaccgatttcttttgcaattttcaagtgtttttcatgatactcaatggcttttcgaaagtcacccagtgaccagtacgcattaccgagacctccataggctcttccttctaccacccaatcaccgatttctctcgcaattttcaaaagtttttcatgatagtcaatggcttttcggaagtcccccagtgaaaagtaagcattaccgagatttccataggcttgtccttcttcgcctcgatcaccgatttcttttgaaattttcaagtctctttcatggtactcaatggcttttcggaagtcacccagtgagtcgtaggcattaccgagatttccataggctcgtccttctccggcctgatcaccgatttctattgcaattttaaagtctttttcatgatacccaatggcttttcgaaagtcacccagtgacctgtaggcttcaccgagatttgcataggcttctgcttctcccgcccgatcatcgatttctattACAATATTCAactgcttttcatgatactcaatggcttttcggaagtcgccCACAGagtagtaagcattaccgacaTTTGCATAGGCGcgtccttctccggctcgatcacccatttctattgcaattttcaagtgcttttcatgatactcaatggcttttcggaagtcacccagtgagtcgtaagcattaccgagatttacATAGgttcctccttctccggcccgatcaccgatttctattacaattttcaagtgtttttcatgatactcaatggcttttcggaagtcacccagtgaccagtaagcattaccgagatttccataggctgctccttctccggcccgatcaccgatttctactgcaattttcaagtgtcttttatgatactcaatggcttttcggaagtcacccagtgagtcgtaggcattaccaagatttccataggttcctCCTTCTCCaacccgatcaccgatttcttttgcaattttcaaaagtttttcatgatactcaatggcttttcggaagtcacccagtgaaaagtaagcattaccgagatttccataggcccgtCCTTCTTCgactcgatcaccgatttctattgcaattttaaagtctttttcatgatattcaatgtcTTTTCGAAAgccacccagtgacctgtaggCTTCACCGAGATTTGCGTAGGCTTCTGCTTCTCCCtcccgatcatcgatttctattACAATATTCAactgcttttcatgatactcaatggcttttcggaagtcgccCACTGAGTAGTAAGCATTaacgagacttccataggctcgtccttcttcgacccgatcaccgatttctattgcaattttcaagtgtttttcatgatactcaatggcttttcggaagtcacccagtgaaacgtaagcattaccgagatttccataggctcgtccttctccggcgcgatcaccgatttcctttgcaattttcaagtcttttccacgatactcaacggcttttcggaagtcacccagtgaccagtaagcattactGAGATTTctataggctcctccttctcccgcccgatTACGgatttgtattgcaatgttcaagtgtctttcatgatactcgatagCTTTACGGAAGTCACctagtgagtcgtaagcattaccgagatttgcatagcctcttccttctccggcccgatcactgatttcttttgcaatttttaagcgtttttcatgatactcaatggcttttcggaagtcactcagtgaaaagtaagcatgaCCGACATTTGCATAGGCGcgtccttctccggctcgatcacccatttctattgcaattttcaagtgattttcatgatactcaatggcttttcggaagtcacccagtgagtcgtaagcattaccgagatttccataggttcctccttctccggcccgatcaccgatttctattgcaattttcaagtgtttttcatgatactcaatggcttttcggaagttacccagtgaaaagtaagcaataccgagacctTGATAGGAGTTTCCCTCATCAGGTCGATCACCTTTCTGTAtgctaaaaatttttttttttttaagagactCAAGAAGTTTTTGTAAACCACCCAGTAAATGGAAGTCTAATCTTTGATTGCTGAGGTCTCTTCCTTTCCTGGCCTGTTCATCCATTTTCCTTTTGACACACTgttaattacagaaaaaaagGTATCGAAGTTAATAAAGAATTAGTGAGACAAGCTAGGACGTGGCAAGCGTGGGAGGTGGAAGAATGCTTGGTAGGAGGTTGGTTGTAAACTGATTTCATCAATTCTTTAAATTAAACATTATGTTGGTCATGTTCTCTGTTATTTCGCGCTGCCTCTGTCGCTCAAATCTTATATTAGTCATCTGTCCATTCATGACATCATTGCTCAAAGACTTCTAACAGTCTCTTGTGATGGCTGTTGACCAATGAGATCCTATGCGGATATTATTAAAAACGTGTCAGGAGGAAGGTTTTGGACTTGTAgtcttgatttttttgctttctcgACCTAATAGTGTGCTGTGCtagttgaaatggaaaattctTAGAATGGCAATTTAAACGAGCTCTGCCACggtacttttgctgttttccggccaaaactgagaaatctttcattctcacTTTTACTCTAGCCTAATACATTGCCTTAATATTTAGGACCAAGGCATAAATCCACCTTTTGAAGGATGAGTAatccatggtacatttttggCTTGCCTCAAAGATAGTTTGAGAACTTTAAAGGCTGAGGTTAAATTTTTTCACAATGCAATCCATCTACAATAGTTGGACGTTCTGTCCTACACGAGTATCGATCAAGGTGTTGGTCCATTAGTCAACTGACTATCAGTTGATCGATATATGGCCGACACTCAACGGCTGCAGTTTATCGGCCAATAGCCGATCGATGTCTAGTTGTTACATCGCCGACATATCACCGACGGAGCACCGACACACCACTGACGTATCATCGACCCTTTTCTTACACGTAGTCGACACCTTGGTCGATTGCTGCAAGTTCTGAATGTTTAGGGGCTTTTTACTGTCGAAGTGTCTTCTTTCAGTCAAGTCTCAACGTAACGCTCAAATTTCCTGACAGCTTTTCGTTATCCCGCAGACAAATTATAGTgggctttcattttcatttgccacGTGACTGTGCCATcttaaaaagataataaaacccactttgttttgtttgaatcgaAACTCGTGTAATTTTGGCGGTGACGGCCGCCTCGGTTGAGGTTACAAAAACACTTTGCAAAGCTGCGATAAAGTCGATAAGAGCGGGCAAGTTCATTTGtaaaacttaaaatgacatgaacaggattcaaaaacatgaaactgcTTGGATATGAATAGCACAAAAGTAGACATTAAGAGAACGTAGGATTGAATTTCCTTCGCCAATATTCAAAGCGTCCGCAATGGAAATCGTTCAGTTCAAGAACTTGATCTGGGTTAGCTCGAAAAGCTATGCTTATTTTCAGTGGAAATTTTGACTTAAAAGTAGTATAACTATTTATCTTACAATAGTGTTGCGTTGACAATCTCACTGGTTTCTGCTGCAGTCGCGAAAAGGTGATGGCAACAATGTTACGCACTATCATCGCAACAGATCGTTAAACTATTTGCAAAAAAGACAAATGATCATTTAGTGCGTTTGCAACACATTGCGAATGCAGATATTCATTGTAATCAGTGTTACTTAGTACT includes these proteins:
- the LOC136896978 gene encoding tetratricopeptide repeat protein 28-like is translated as MDEQARKGRDLSNQRLDFHLLGGLQKLLESLKKKKIFSIQKGDRPDEGNSYQGLGIAYFSLGNFRKAIEYHEKHLKIAIEIGDRAGEGGTYGNLGNAYDSLGDFRKAIEYHENHLKIAIEMGDRAGEGRAYANVGHAYFSLSDFRKAIEYHEKRLKIAKEISDRAGEGRGYANLGNAYDSLGDFRKAIEYHERHLNIAIQIRNRAGEGGAYRNLSNAYWSLGDFRKAVEYRGKDLKIAKEIGDRAGEGRAYGNLGNAYVSLGDFRKAIEYHEKHLKIAIEIGDRVEEGRAYGSLVNAYYSVGDFRKAIEYHEKQLNIVIEIDDREGEAEAYANLGEAYRSLGGFRKDIEYHEKDFKIAIEIGDRVEEGRAYGNLGNAYFSLGDFRKAIEYHEKLLKIAKEIGDRVGEGGTYGNLGNAYDSLGDFRKAIEYHKRHLKIAVEIGDRAGEGAAYGNLGNAYWSLGDFRKAIEYHEKHLKIVIEIGDRAGEGGTYVNLGNAYDSLGDFRKAIEYHEKHLKIAIEMGDRAGEGRAYANVGNAYYSVGDFRKAIEYHEKQLNIVIEIDDRAGEAEAYANLGEAYRSLGDFRKAIGYHEKDFKIAIEIGDQAGEGRAYGNLGNAYDSLGDFRKAIEYHERDLKISKEIGDRGEEGQAYGNLGNAYFSLGDFRKAIDYHEKLLKIAREIGDWVVEGRAYGGLGNAYWSLGDFRKAIEYHEKHLKIAKEIGDRAGEGAAYGNLGNAYDSLGDFRKAIEYHQRHLKIAVEIGDRAGEGAAYGNLGSAYYSLGDFRKAMAYHEKHLKIAIAIGDRAGEGRAYGGLGNAYHSVGDFRKAIEYHQRHLKIAVEIGDRAGEGAAYGNLGSAYYSLGDFRKAIKYHEKDLKIAIEIGDQAGEGAAYGNLGNAYDSLGDFRKAIKYHERDLKIAKEIGGRVGEGGAYGNLGNAYVSLGDFGKGIKYHEKYLKIAIEIGDRTGEGRAYANLGNAYFLLGDFRKAFEYHEKHLKIAIEVGDRAGEGGAYGNLGNAYDSLGEFRKAIEYHEKQLKIAIQVGDRAGEGTAYHNIGNGYSGLGQFDVAVGNFVSAVDVWNNLRSLLKSEVTWKMKFREQYEMTYTSLWSSLLRIGKINEALFVADQGRAQNLYDDLLIQYGLASPLSCATFDSKETTICLFTELSSQMIFLGLEGLTINIWFLSRGKKVAFRQGMLEADITEKDPIRALLLAALTKIEAEVEVRCEDRTFDELDNECPSSREVCEEVEKSCQSSENPFRPIYDAVIAPIFDLLGSQFDELVIVSDGALCFAPWAAIVESIRIRTVPSLTSYQLISSVPEDRHKKTGALLVGNPCLNDLEKPLTDLPYAQEEVEMIASILNTRPLTGREATKAEVIKRMSSVGLIHIAAHGNERTGEIALSPNLGWTSKFPREKDFILKMSDVQVANLRARLVVLSCCHSGRGRILKGEGVVGIARAFLAAGARSVLISLWAIDDEATMVFMKDFYQHLKEGKSASAALHQTMKSLRESEKFSKMGYWAPFQLIGDDVKIEF